The following coding sequences lie in one Bacillus rossius redtenbacheri isolate Brsri chromosome 13, Brsri_v3, whole genome shotgun sequence genomic window:
- the LOC134538349 gene encoding uncharacterized protein LOC134538349 codes for MIHQHGKKRKVLPQNHPMERSLPFPPLRLVTSRTNVNNFPEFPRETVPSRESSTVPITTSTSKDSGLRTLHGTPLPKSREPTHALQTSSSNVPGVVYAEMPAPGSGRARGETLESSENREAAYHLSGKRGGGSSGKDLASSERSRFASGSPSARLDGHQGSSRGRPPPVGQFQPEYLQRAPQPPAEKTQRRRPAHVRDWTADVASSQEAALPPVPGMSPPGLQVYGFPPHQGLQYFDPRSQQQVAEYEGVPYYFGQKDANSYRTCQRLGQYYPFLPMQPAPPL; via the coding sequence ATGATCCACCAGCATGGAAAAAAACGGAAAGTTCTACCCCAAAATCATCCGATGGAAAGGTCTCTCCCGTTTCCCCCGCTTCGTTTGGTAACTTCGCGAACTAACGTGAataattttcccgaatttccccGCGAGACTGTCCCTTCTCGGGAATCTTCTACCGTGCCTATTACCACAAGCACTTCCAAAGACAGTGGCCTCAGGACTTTGCACGGCACGCCCCTTCCAAAATCACGCGAGCCGACCCACGCTCTCCAGACCTCTTCCAGCAACGTCCCGGGCGTGGTCTACGCCGAGATGCCCGCGCCCGGTTCCGGCAGAGCAAGAGGCGAAACTTTGGAGTCGTCCGAGAACAGGGAAGCAGCGTATCATCTGTCCGGGAAGCGCGGCGGCGGTTCGTCCGGGAAGGACCTCGCGTCGTCCGAACGTTCGCGCTTCGCCTCCGGGAGTCCGTCGGCGAGGCTCGACGGCCACCAAGGAAGCTCTCGGGGTCGTCCACCTCCGGTAGGTCAGTTCCAGCCCGAGTACTTGCAGAGGGCGCCGCAGCCCCCGGCAGAGAAGACCCAGCGGCGGCGACCCGCGCACGTCCGGGACTGGACGGCCGACGTCGCGTCCTCGCAGGAGGCTGCTCTTCCTCCCGTCCCGGGCATGTCTCCCCCGGGTCTGCAGGTGTACGGCTTCCCCCCTCACCAGGGCCTGCAGTACTTCGACCCCAGGTCGCAGCAGCAGGTCGCCGAGTACGAGGGCGTGCCCTACTACTTCGGCCAGAAAGACGCCAACTCCTACCGCACGTGCCAGCGACTGGGGCAGTACTACCCCTTCCTCCCGATGCAGCCGGCGCCACCTCTGTAA